In Silene latifolia isolate original U9 population chromosome 3, ASM4854445v1, whole genome shotgun sequence, a single window of DNA contains:
- the LOC141649424 gene encoding uncharacterized protein LOC141649424, with translation MASKLEDEFTANPGKWHEQPEGYPPASCYQWLKGHNPQINWRKVVWNGWSLPKHNFMGWIWAHEAMLTNNKLFLYGVTDDNSCQLCGVGSETQEHLIGTKAQKEIQFAMVLCAVYQVWEQRNKCRMKMVLIQPEVLAKGIVNEMRSRIRERDKKQMRIDDLEWLASRNLL, from the exons ATGGCCTCTAAATTAGAAGATGAATTTACTGCAAATCCTG GGAAATGGCATGAACAACCGGAGGGTTACCCTCCTGCAAGTTGCTATCAGTGGTTGAAGGGGCATAATCCACAGATTAACTGGAGGAAAGTTGTATGGAATGGTTGGAGTCTACCTAAGCATAATTTTATGGGGTGGATATGGGCTCATGAGGCTATGCTCACTAACAACAAACTGTTCCTATATGGGGTTACTGATGATAATAGTTGTCAGCTTTGTGGAGTGGGGAGTGAAACACAGGAGCACTT AATAGGGACCAAGGCCCAGAAGGAGATTCAGTTTGCTATGGTTTTGTGTGCAGTATACCAGGTATGGGAGCAGCGCAACAAATGCAGGATGAAGATGGTTCTCATACAACCAGAAGTGCTTGCAAAGGGGATTGTGAATGAGATGAGGTCCAGGATACGAGAGAGGGACAAGAAACAGATGAGAATAGATGATCTTGAATGGCTAGCCAGTAGAAATCTATTGTAA